ACCGAAATTGGCGATCACTTCGACATGCGGCAGCTGCTCCATCCAGGCGCCCGGGAAGGAACCGGAAACGGCGACGCCGCGGATGTGGCCGGCGGTCTCGCTGTCAAGCGCAAGCTTCTCCTCGCGTGCGACGGCAATAATCTCAAAACGATCCTTCAGCCTTTCGAGAACACGCTCGTGTATCTTCCCGGGAACGAGAATGGCGATGCGGGACATGGCTTTTCCTCTTGGATGGCGGTCGTGGTTCAGGCGCGGGGCCGATGGGGACTGGTGGACTGGCGAATACGCATTTCCGGCTTGATCAGATGCATGCCATCAGGCTCATGGCTGCCGGCGAGGCGATCGAGCAGCGCCCGGGCGGCCAGGCGCCCGACCTCGGCCTGACCGTTCCAGACGGTCGTTAGCGCAGGCGTAGCGATCGAGGCCTCCTCGAGATCGTCATAACCGGTGACGGAAATATCGCGCCCCGGCACCAGACCGGCGCGCGCAATGCCGTTCATCAGGCCGATCGCCACGAGATCGTTCCAGCAGACGGCTGCGGTCGGCTTCTGCGGTAGCGAAAGGAAATGCACCGCGGCCTCGAAACCGCCCTGTTTCGAGCGCGGTCCGGGAATGCGCAGGTTCGGATCGACCTCGATGCCGGCCTTACGCAGCGAGTTGACATAACCCTGGTAGCGATCGCGGCCGGTGGATGTCTGGTCCGTACCGCCGATCATGGCGATCGAGCGATGACCGAGGCCGATCAGGTGGTTGGTGGCAAGCGAAATGCCGTAGCTGTCGTCGCCGCGATAGGTCGGCAGGTCCTGCCCTTCCATCGAGCGGGCGACCAGGATCGCCGGCATGCCGTTGTCTTCTGCCAGCTGCACGTCCTCAGGCGGCGTACCGATCGCCGGCGACATGATGACGCCGTCGCCGCCGAGCTGCAGCAGTGTCTCGATGAAGGTGCGCTGCTTTTCGACATTGTCGTAGTGGTTGGAAAGGATGAAGGTGTGGCGGCTGCGGTCGAGCTCGCTTTCGATCGCCTTCAGGATCTCCCCATAGAAGGGGTTCATGATGTCGTGCACGACGACGCCGATGATGCCGGAGCGCGAGGTGCGAAGGCTGGCGGCGCGGCGATTGTAAATATAACCGAGCGCGCGCGCCTGTTCCTTGATCTTCTCCCGCGTATTGCCGGCGACGAGCGGACTGTCGCGTAAGGCAAGCGATACGGTCGCCGTTGAAATGCCGAGCGTTTCGGCGATCGTCGAAAGCTTGATCTTCTGGACCACGTGTCCTCCTCCAGGCAGCACGCAAGCAGCAAGACCCCGCCAGCAAACCGGCGCGGCCCTTAAAATGTTTAATTAAAAGATTTAATCGGTGGAAGCAATTCGTCTTTCGGGGAAATTTCAGTCTTCGTCCGGTTCTTCGATATGAATGGCTTCGGCCTGCAGATTGGCATCGATCGCCTTCAGCAAGCGGACGAGATTGCGAATTTCCTTCTCGGAGAACTCCTGCGTCGCCAGGCTGTCGCAGGCCGAGGCCGCCATCTCGATCCCCTGAACGCTGCCGCGGCCGAGTTCGGTGAGATAGACCTTGGTGAGGCGCGCATCTTCCGCATCGGGCTTGCGCTCGAGGAAGCCCTGCGCCTCCATGCGGCCGATCGTGCGTGTCATTGTCGGCGCCTTGACGCCGAGCTTCTGGGCAAGGCCGCCGGCCGTCATGCCGTCGCTCTCGGCAAGCGAGAGAATGACGCCATCCTGGCCGGCATAGAGGCCGCTTTCGAGCAGGTTGCGCGAGAGCACTGTCCGCATGGAACGTGCCGCCTGGGTCAGAGCCGGGGAGAGATCGACGAGCGTATACTCGGTCTGGTCCTTCTTCTTGGACTTGTTCTTTTTGCCGTCCTTGTGCTTCTTTCCCATAGCCATCCCTTTGATCTTTAAGCCCCGGCGCCGCTGCGATATGACATTGCTCAGGATCTCGTCATAAACAAGAGGCAACGACCGGATGATGACACCTTCGCCGCGCTTCGAGGACGGCAACCCGGCCTTTGCACCTGACGGGCGCCGCTTGATCGCCGTGCTGCCGCTCGGCGCCCATGAACAGCACGGCCCTCACCTGCCCTTCGAAACCGACACTCTGATTGCCGAAGGCATAGCCGGGCGATTGAAGATAGCCTTGCCCGCCGGCCTACCGGTCACCTTCCTGCCCGCCGAATCCATCGGCTATTCCATAGAGCATATGGATGTTGAAGGAACGAAGACGCTTGCCTTCGACGAAGCGGTAAACCGCTGGCTCGGCATCGCCGAGGGATTGGCAAAGCAGGGCATCCGCAAATTCGTGATGCTGAACGCCCATGGCGGCAATTCGCCCGTCATATCGATCGTCGCGACCGAGGCGCGAGTCCGCTTTGCCATGCTGGCGGTGGCAACGAGCTGGACCCGTTTCGGCGTGCCGGATGGCGTGGTCACGCCGGAGGAAAAGGCGATCGGCATCCATGGCGGCGATATCGAGACCTCGGTGATGCTGGCGCTTCATCCCGATAAGGTAGATATGGCGAAGGCGGCGGACTTTTCCTCGCGACAAACGGAATTCGCCGAGCGCTTCAAACATCTGCGCGCCTACGGACCACACACCTTCGGCTGGAAGATGTCGGATCTCAATACGGAAGGCGTGGCGGGCAACGCCGCGGCTGCGACGGTGCAAAAGGGCGAGGCGCTAATTGCGCATGCGGTCAAGGGACTGGTGGAACTGCTGGAGGATGTCGATGCATTTGACATCACTCAGCTGCGGTAAATATGGGTCGTCTGCGCCGCGCAAACGATGTGATCTTATAACATTATAAAACCCTTTGAACTGCCACGCTCAAGCCATTATATGAGACCAACCGTTCAAGCAGCCGATCCCAAGCCGCTCGTCCGCACGCCTAATCCTAGAGGTTCTCATGACCGACGCGATCTCCACCCTGAAGCCCATTCCCGTTACCGTGCTCACCGGTTATCTCGGCGCCGGCAAGACGACGCTGCTCAACCGCATTCTCTCCGAAAATCACGGCAAGAAATATGCGGTCATCGTCAATGAATTCGGCGAAATCGGCATCGACAACGACCTGATCGTCGAGTCGGACGAGGAAATCTACGAGATGAACAATGGCTGCGTCTGTTGCACGGTGCGCGGCGACCTGATCCGCGTCGTCGAAGGCCTGATGCGCCGTCCCGGCCGCTTCGACGGCATCATCGTCGAAACGACGGGCCTTGCCGATCCAGTGCCGGTCGCCCAGACCTTCTTCATGGATGATGACGTGCGCGCCAAGACCGAGCTCGACGCCGTCGTCGCCCTCGTCGATGCCAAGCACCTGCCGCTGCGCCTGAAGGACAGCCGCGAGGCCGAGGACCAGATCGCCTTCGCCGATGTCGTCATCATCAACAAGAGCGACCTCGTGACCCCGGAAGAACTTGATGTGATCGAGGATATCGTCCGCGCCATCAACCCGGCCGCCCGCGTCTACAAGACCAGCCGCTCGGGCGTCGATCTCGCTCGCGTGCTCGATCAGGGCGCCTTCAACCTGGAGCGCGCGCTCGAAAACGATCCGCATTTCCTTGAGCAAGGCCATGACGACCATGTCTGCGGCCCCGATTGCGATCACGACCACCACCATCATGACCATGATCATCAGCATGGTGACCACGGCCACGACCATCATCACCATGGCGCCCATCAACATGGCGCGATGTCGGCGATCCACGATGTAACGGTGCAGTCGGTGTCGCTGCGCGGCGGCGAGATGAACCCGGAGCGCTTCTTCCCCTGGATCCAGAAGATCACCCAGACCCAGGGGCCGAATATTCTGCGTCTCAAGGGCATCATCGCCTTCAAGGACGATCCCGAGCGGTATGTCGTTCAGGGCGTGCACATGATCATCGAGGGCGACCACCAGCGACCGTGGAAAGAAGGCGAAAAGCACGAGAGCCGTCTCGTCTTCATCGGCCGCGAACTTGACCGCGAGAAGCTCGAAGCCTCCTTCAAGGCCTGCGAGGCAGCCGCCTGATGCCGACAGTTGCACCGCTTGATCTCGACGGCCACGTTCTGGCCGTCGAATTTTTAGGTGATGTTCCCTTCTTCGCAAGCGCAAACGGTACATTCCACCGGCTGGACGGCGGCGACAGGGTTTCCGAAGCCCACCAGGGCATGCTCACCGCGATCCGTGATCCCTACAGCGAGAGCCTGATCTCGGGCGGCGAGGACGGCAAGGTGCTGCGCATTGCCGCCGACGGCAGCGTCAGCGAAATCGCGACCGCGCCGCGCAAGTGGATTTCGCAGGTCGCAGCCGGCCCGCAGGGTGCCGTTGCCTATTCCTACGGCAAGAGTTCGCTCGTGCGCCTTGCCGACGGCACGACCAAGGAATTCCCCGAGGAGCGCACGGTCGAGGGCCTTGCCTTTGCACCGAAAGGCCTGCGCATCGCGGCGGCGCGCTACAACGGCGTGTCGCTGCACTGGATCGGCATGAACGCCAAGCCGGTCGATCTGGAATGGAAGGGTGCGCATACCGGCGTCACCTTCTCGCCCGATGGTAATTTCCTCGTCACCTCGATGCAGGAAAACGCACTGCACGGCTGGAAGCTCGACATCAAGCCCGGTACCGAAGCCCGCCACATGCGCATGACCGGCTACCCCGCCAAGGTGAAATCGCTCTCCTGGTCGGTCAAGGGCAAGTGGCTCGCGTCTTCAGGCGCGCCTGCGGCAATCGTTTGGCCCTTCCAGGGCAAGGACGGGCCGATGGGCAAGGCGCCGATGGAGCTCGGCACCCGCGCCAATATCATGGCGACCGCGGTGAAGTTCCATCCGCTCGAAGACATCCTCGCCATCGGCTTCATCGACGGTATGATCCTGGCCGTGCGCATCACCGACAGCAAGGAAGCGCTGCTGCGCCGACCCGGCAAGGGCGCGATCACGGCGATGAGCTGGAGCAAAAACGGCAAGCTGCTCGCCTTCGGCTCGGAAGCCGGCGATTGCGGCGTCGTCGACATTTCGGCTTGAGGCCCGTTGTCGGCAATGGACGGTGCCCTGATGGAACCCGAAATCATGGCGCTCACCGCCGATCACATGCAGGCGGCGGCCGGAATCAGACATGTCACCCTGTGGGAACGGCTGCCCTGGCTGCCTGATGTGCATACGCCCGAGGAAGAGGAGCAGTACTGGCGCATGCATCTGCTGCCGAATTGCTCGATCCTCGGCGCTGCCATGGGCAACCGGCTCGTCGGTGTCATCGCCTATGGCGACAACTGGATAGAGCAGCTTTACGTTCTCCCCGGGTTCCAGGGCATGGGCATCGGCTCCTCCCTCCTTGGCTGCGCTAAGGAGGAGATGAACGAGATCAAGCTCTGGACGTTTCAGCGTAATGCGGGCGCTCGCGCTTTCTACGAACGGCACGGTTTTATCGCCGAGGAGGAGACCGATGGCGCCGATAACGAAGAACGCGAGCCTGATGTACTCTATCATTGGCGCCGGCTTCCGGAGCTGACTGCTCGCCTGCAGCCATCCGGCTAGAATATGCTATCGGACCCAAGGCCATAGGATATCGGGGCTTGCCAAACGCCTTGCCCGGGCGAAACATGAAGCACGGTAGGAAGCGCTTTGCGCGCCACCTTGGCTGACAGAGGAAACGAGAATGTCGAAATCGACCGGCCTCGGTTTGACCGAACAACAGCCGCAGGCTTTGGGCGACGCATCCGTCTGGACCGTGATCCGCGCCGAGGCCGTTGAACTCGCCGTACGCGAGCCGATATTGCAGCAGCTGCTTGCCGCTCAGGTAACGGACACCGCTGGCAACGATGAGATCATCGCCCGCGTGCTGGCCGCGCGGCTCTCCGTGGCGCAGGTGGAAACAGGTGATCTCTTCGATCTCATCCTGTCCACACTTGATGGCGATATCATGCGGAAGGTCGAGGCCGATCTCATCGCCGTGCGCGAGCGCGATCCGGCCTGCACGACATTTCTGCACGCGCTTCTCAATCTCAAGGGCTTTCATGCGCTGCAGACGCATCGTATCGCCCATGCGCTCTGGGTCTCCGGCCGTCCGGAGATCGCCAGTTGGCTCGCCAATCTCGTTTCGCTGGTCTTCGGCCCGGATATCCATCCGGCGGCGCGGATAGGCGCGTCCATCATGCTCGACCACGGTTCGGGCATCGTCATCGGCGAAACGGCTGTCATCGAGGATGAAGTGTCCATCCTGCAGAACGTCACGCTCGGCGGCACCGGCAAGGAGACCGGCGACCGCCACCCGAAGATCCGACACGGCGTGATGATCGGCGCGGGCGCCAAGATCCTCGGCAATATCGAAATCGGCGCCTTCAGCAAAGTCGCCGCCGGCAGCGTCGTGCTCAAGTCGGTTCCCACGCATTGCACAGTCGCCGGCGTGCCGGCGACGCTCGTGCGCGTCCACCGCGTCGACGAAATCCCGGCCGAGACGATGGATCAGAATATCTAGAGCAATTCCAGCAAAAGTGCGCAGCGGAATTGCGCAAAGGCAATGAGATAGAGCCGCTCCGAGATAGGAACATTCGCCCGGTTCCTACGCGGCCTGCTGATTTTCTCCGAAGACTTCGACCCGGTTGCGGCCTTCGCGCTTCGAGCGATAGAGCGCCTCGTCCGCCTTCTGCATCAGCCGCTCAAAATCTCCGCCGCTTTGCGAGCGCGCGGCAACGCCGATGCTCAGCGTCGGAAAGACGGCCAGATCCGGCCGCTGCAGGACGGCGGTGGCGAAGGCGAGACGGATGCGCTCGGCAATCGCCACCGCATCTTGCCCGGAAACATTTTTCAGCACCGCTAGGAACTCATCCCCACCTTGACGGGCAAGCAGGTCGTCGGAGCCCATGATGCTTCTCGAAACACTGGCGAAAAGCCGCAGGATGTCGTCGCCGGCGGCATGGCCATGCCTGTCGTTCAGCTGCTTGAAATGGTCGATGTCGATGATCAGCAGCGATACCGGCTGAGAACCGAGCGCCGGCAGATGCTGGGCAAGGCCACCGCGATTGAGGGCGCCGGTCAGCGGATCGTGGTGAGCGAGTTCCGTCAGCTGATTTCGGCTGCGCTCGGCGGCCATCAGCACCATCGCCATGCTGCGCAGCATGATGAACGCGACCGCCGATACCGCCATCCAGCTATGAATTGCACTGCCGCCGAAAGAATCCGGCCCACCGATCTCACCGGTCGCCGCGAGAATGCTGCGAACCGCAAAGATCGCCGCAGTGCAAATATAGAGGCCGACAAGCAAGGCTGCCGAATAAAGCCTCTCGCGCCGGGCAATGATGATTGCCTCCCTTGCGACGGCAAGATCGCACAGGCAGCAGATGACGGAGACGTAGAGGAGCCTCGCCGAGACTGCCGAGGGATCGCTGACGATAAGCGCGATAGGAACGCTGACGAGCAAGATGGCAAGCCAGAAAGTGCGTTGGTCGAGCGCTCGTCCCGAAAACACCCGCACGGCAAAGAACATCAGCATGTAGCCGGCGATGGTGACGATATTGCCGCCGTCGATCGAGACGGAGGTTGGAACGAGATTGCGCAACGCGACGAGGAAGGATCCGACGCCGACAAGAAGGTTGCTCAAACCCCACCAGAGCGGCCACCTCTCGAAGCGGCCGGTCGCATAGGCTGCAAGCTGGAGAATGCCCAGCACGAAACAGCTCACGGCAACAATGAAATAGATTGTCCTGAGATCCAGCAGCATGGCGCTTTCCCGAAATTCTCGCGGAACTTACAGCAAGCGTTTTGCGGTTTGATTGGGCGCTTCGCTAAGAATTTAACGATCGCGGGGTTTTCCTGCGGCATAATGCAACAATTCAAGCGTTTCCAGCGTCCCTTGCGCGTCTGCAAAGACGCGCGGCGCTGTTTTCAGGCGGCCCGTACCGCTCCGATGATGTCCGCCAACAGACCGTGCAGCAAGTCCCTGTAGCCGTTTCGGGCAGACGGACCGCTCTCTTCCGAGGTCATAACGACGGTGAGATCGAGCGACGGCACGATATAAAGCATCTGCCCGCCATACCCCCAGGCGAAATGCACCTGCTCGCCGCCGATCTGCCGCGTGAACCAGGCATAGCCATATTCATCGCCCGAGAAGCGCGAGTTGGTGCGCTGCTGCCACGACTGGGAGATCCAGTCGGCAGGGACGATCTGGCGGCCGTCGGCGGTCTTGCCGCCGTTGCGGTAGAGTTCGCCGAAGGCAAGCAGGGAGCGGGCGCTCATCGCCATCTGATTGCCGCCGAGATAGATGCCCTGCGGATCGCGCTCCCATGCACCGATGCGAAAACCGTCGACCGGACCCAACCATTCGCGCGCCAACACCAGCGTCGGCCGCCGGCCGACCTTGGTGAGAATGGCCGACAGCAGATGCGTGGATGCGGTGGAATAAAGCATCTCGCCACCGGGCTGATCGACGAAAGGCTGCGACAGCGCAAAGCGCACCCAGTTGCGCGAGGAGACCCAGCGGCCGTAGTTCGCCCCCGACATGCGATCGAGCCCAGCCTGCATGGAGAGAAGATTGCCGATGGTAATGTCGTTGATGCGCGGGTCGGGCGTTACAGGGAGATCGGCCTTGAGGATCGGTGCGATCTTCTGATCCGGCCCCTCAAGCAGGCCTTTGTCGATGGCGATACCGACTAGCGCCGAAATGATCGACTTCGAAGCGGATTTAATATTGGTCGATTCCGAGGGCGAATGACCACGAAACCCACGTTCGCTGAGCACGCGCCCATCGCGAGCGACGATCACCGTCTTCAAAGGCCGCATCGCCGGATCGCTCGCCGCGCGATCGAGACGCGGACCAAGCCCGCCAACGGCGGAAGCCGTGCTCTGGGCAGCAGCCGGCCCCGTTGCGGCAAGCGGCAGGCAGAGGAGAAGCAGAAGGGGGAGAATGCGGATCATGTGGCGCAAGATAGGATATCGCAGCGATATGTTCGCATGCCGGCGCCACTTTTCACGCGATTGTGTTTCCGCGTGCGCCGGCGCCTTCTCGAAACTTGATGCTAGAAAGATAATCCGCGCCGCAACCACACCAAGCCCGCCTGCCTGGGTGGTCAAACGGCGCGGATATTACCAGCCGGGGGAAAAGTTCCCAACCTGGCCGGCCGGTCGGCGCAGCCTTACAAGCGCCGCGCGTCTTTTCGAATCGATGCGCTAGGCTGTGCGGCGAACCGGGGCACCGGCCAGCATGCGTCCCGAGGCGACGATCATGCCGGCCGCGCCGTCAAGCCAGCCTTCCGTGAGCTCGAGCGCCAGAAAGCGCGAGCGTTCAAACGGACCCGGCATGACAAGATGGCGGGCCTTTTCGGCAAAGAAGCCGAAGCGCTCGTAATAGGCAGCATCGCCGACGAGCAGGACGGCGCCATGCCCGCGCTTCTTCGCTTCGAGGATCGCCGCGCGCATCAGCGCCGAGCCGATGCCCTTGCCGCCGTGATGCGGCGCAATGGCGAGCGGTCCAAGCAGCAGCGTATTGATCGGCGTGCCTTCGTCATTGACGCCGGCCTCGATGTTCCAAAGCCGCACCGTGCCGATGACATGGCCGTCGCGATCGCGCGCGACGAGCGCAAGGCCCTCGGCCGGAACGCGGTTGCGGCGGATCTTCTCCGACGACTTCTTGCGGCGATCCGGGCCCATGACGCGGTCGAGCAGGTTTTCACGCGCAACGACATCCGAAGGATTCTCGGCGTCGATGGCGAAAGTGGTAGGCGCAAAGAATGCGCGGACAGAATCAAGAACAGCGGCCATCTTGGCCTCCCGTACCCAATACCGTTATCAGCGGCGATGAAGGAAAATTGTGAAGTTGCCGCCCCGGCTGGTTACGGGGCCGGCGGAAACGACCTTAGATGACGTAGGCCTTCAACGGGTCGAAACCGTTGAAAGCGACCGCCGAATAGGTCGTCGTATAGGCGCCGGTGCCTTCGATCAGGACCTCGTCGCCGATCGAAAGGGAGATCGGCAACGGATAGAGGTTCTTCTCGTAGAGCACATCGGCCGAATCGCAGGTCGGACCGGCAATAACGCAGGGCTCCATCTCGTCGCCGTCGTGTTCCGTGCGGATCGGATAACGGATGGCTTCGTCCATCGTCTCGGCGAGACCGCCGAACTTGCCGATGTCGAGGAAGACCCAGCGGGCATCGTCATTGTCCGACTTCTTCGAAATCAGCACGACTTCCGCCTTGATGACACCGGCATTGCCGACCATGCCGCGGCCCGGTTCGATGATCGTCTGCGGGATCTGGTTACCGAAATGCGTGCGCAGCGCCTGGTAGATCGACTTGCCGTAAGCTTCTGCGGACGGAACGTCACGCAGGTACTTGGTAGGGAAGCCGCCGCCCATGTTGACCATCTGCAGGTGGATGCCCTGCTTGGCAAGCGATACGAAGACGCGCTTGGCATCGGCGAGTGCCGAATCCCAGGCATCGACCTTGGTCATCTGCGAACCGACATGGAACGAGACGCCATAGGACTGCAGGCCAAGCTGATGGGCGTAGACGAGAACGTCGACAGCCATCTGCGGAACGCAGCCGAACTTGCGCGACAGCGGCCATTCAGCGCCTTCGCCATCCGTGAGCACGCGGCAGAAGACACGGGCGCCGGGAGCGGCGCGCGAGATCTTCTCGACTTCCTCGTGGCTGTCGACGGCAAAGAGGCTGACGCCGAGCGCATGCGCGCGAGCAACGTCACGTTCCTTCTTGATCGTGTTGCCGTAGGAGATGCGGGCGGCGGTTGCACCGGCTTCGAGCGCCATTTCGATTTCGGCAACGGATGCGCAATCGAAATTGGAGCCGAGGCCTGCAAGCAGCTTCAGCACTTCGGG
This Rhizobium brockwellii DNA region includes the following protein-coding sequences:
- a CDS encoding CobW family GTP-binding protein, which encodes MTDAISTLKPIPVTVLTGYLGAGKTTLLNRILSENHGKKYAVIVNEFGEIGIDNDLIVESDEEIYEMNNGCVCCTVRGDLIRVVEGLMRRPGRFDGIIVETTGLADPVPVAQTFFMDDDVRAKTELDAVVALVDAKHLPLRLKDSREAEDQIAFADVVIINKSDLVTPEELDVIEDIVRAINPAARVYKTSRSGVDLARVLDQGAFNLERALENDPHFLEQGHDDHVCGPDCDHDHHHHDHDHQHGDHGHDHHHHGAHQHGAMSAIHDVTVQSVSLRGGEMNPERFFPWIQKITQTQGPNILRLKGIIAFKDDPERYVVQGVHMIIEGDHQRPWKEGEKHESRLVFIGRELDREKLEASFKACEAAA
- a CDS encoding GNAT family N-acetyltransferase, whose protein sequence is MAAVLDSVRAFFAPTTFAIDAENPSDVVARENLLDRVMGPDRRKKSSEKIRRNRVPAEGLALVARDRDGHVIGTVRLWNIEAGVNDEGTPINTLLLGPLAIAPHHGGKGIGSALMRAAILEAKKRGHGAVLLVGDAAYYERFGFFAEKARHLVMPGPFERSRFLALELTEGWLDGAAGMIVASGRMLAGAPVRRTA
- a CDS encoding GGDEF domain-containing protein, with translation MLLDLRTIYFIVAVSCFVLGILQLAAYATGRFERWPLWWGLSNLLVGVGSFLVALRNLVPTSVSIDGGNIVTIAGYMLMFFAVRVFSGRALDQRTFWLAILLVSVPIALIVSDPSAVSARLLYVSVICCLCDLAVAREAIIIARRERLYSAALLVGLYICTAAIFAVRSILAATGEIGGPDSFGGSAIHSWMAVSAVAFIMLRSMAMVLMAAERSRNQLTELAHHDPLTGALNRGGLAQHLPALGSQPVSLLIIDIDHFKQLNDRHGHAAGDDILRLFASVSRSIMGSDDLLARQGGDEFLAVLKNVSGQDAVAIAERIRLAFATAVLQRPDLAVFPTLSIGVAARSQSGGDFERLMQKADEALYRSKREGRNRVEVFGENQQAA
- a CDS encoding serine hydrolase domain-containing protein, giving the protein MIRILPLLLLLCLPLAATGPAAAQSTASAVGGLGPRLDRAASDPAMRPLKTVIVARDGRVLSERGFRGHSPSESTNIKSASKSIISALVGIAIDKGLLEGPDQKIAPILKADLPVTPDPRINDITIGNLLSMQAGLDRMSGANYGRWVSSRNWVRFALSQPFVDQPGGEMLYSTASTHLLSAILTKVGRRPTLVLAREWLGPVDGFRIGAWERDPQGIYLGGNQMAMSARSLLAFGELYRNGGKTADGRQIVPADWISQSWQQRTNSRFSGDEYGYAWFTRQIGGEQVHFAWGYGGQMLYIVPSLDLTVVMTSEESGPSARNGYRDLLHGLLADIIGAVRAA
- a CDS encoding creatininase family protein, which translates into the protein MMTPSPRFEDGNPAFAPDGRRLIAVLPLGAHEQHGPHLPFETDTLIAEGIAGRLKIALPAGLPVTFLPAESIGYSIEHMDVEGTKTLAFDEAVNRWLGIAEGLAKQGIRKFVMLNAHGGNSPVISIVATEARVRFAMLAVATSWTRFGVPDGVVTPEEKAIGIHGGDIETSVMLALHPDKVDMAKAADFSSRQTEFAERFKHLRAYGPHTFGWKMSDLNTEGVAGNAAAATVQKGEALIAHAVKGLVELLEDVDAFDITQLR
- a CDS encoding LacI family DNA-binding transcriptional regulator, which codes for MVQKIKLSTIAETLGISTATVSLALRDSPLVAGNTREKIKEQARALGYIYNRRAASLRTSRSGIIGVVVHDIMNPFYGEILKAIESELDRSRHTFILSNHYDNVEKQRTFIETLLQLGGDGVIMSPAIGTPPEDVQLAEDNGMPAILVARSMEGQDLPTYRGDDSYGISLATNHLIGLGHRSIAMIGGTDQTSTGRDRYQGYVNSLRKAGIEVDPNLRIPGPRSKQGGFEAAVHFLSLPQKPTAAVCWNDLVAIGLMNGIARAGLVPGRDISVTGYDDLEEASIATPALTTVWNGQAEVGRLAARALLDRLAGSHEPDGMHLIKPEMRIRQSTSPHRPRA
- a CDS encoding MarR family winged helix-turn-helix transcriptional regulator — protein: MGKKHKDGKKNKSKKKDQTEYTLVDLSPALTQAARSMRTVLSRNLLESGLYAGQDGVILSLAESDGMTAGGLAQKLGVKAPTMTRTIGRMEAQGFLERKPDAEDARLTKVYLTELGRGSVQGIEMAASACDSLATQEFSEKEIRNLVRLLKAIDANLQAEAIHIEEPDED
- the odc2 gene encoding ornithine/lysine decarboxylase, yielding MTTQRIRDFLATRRPDGPCLVVDLDVVRDNFHAFRHAMPDSAIYYAVKANPAPEVLKLLAGLGSNFDCASVAEIEMALEAGATAARISYGNTIKKERDVARAHALGVSLFAVDSHEEVEKISRAAPGARVFCRVLTDGEGAEWPLSRKFGCVPQMAVDVLVYAHQLGLQSYGVSFHVGSQMTKVDAWDSALADAKRVFVSLAKQGIHLQMVNMGGGFPTKYLRDVPSAEAYGKSIYQALRTHFGNQIPQTIIEPGRGMVGNAGVIKAEVVLISKKSDNDDARWVFLDIGKFGGLAETMDEAIRYPIRTEHDGDEMEPCVIAGPTCDSADVLYEKNLYPLPISLSIGDEVLIEGTGAYTTTYSAVAFNGFDPLKAYVI
- a CDS encoding WD40 repeat domain-containing protein, which translates into the protein MPTVAPLDLDGHVLAVEFLGDVPFFASANGTFHRLDGGDRVSEAHQGMLTAIRDPYSESLISGGEDGKVLRIAADGSVSEIATAPRKWISQVAAGPQGAVAYSYGKSSLVRLADGTTKEFPEERTVEGLAFAPKGLRIAAARYNGVSLHWIGMNAKPVDLEWKGAHTGVTFSPDGNFLVTSMQENALHGWKLDIKPGTEARHMRMTGYPAKVKSLSWSVKGKWLASSGAPAAIVWPFQGKDGPMGKAPMELGTRANIMATAVKFHPLEDILAIGFIDGMILAVRITDSKEALLRRPGKGAITAMSWSKNGKLLAFGSEAGDCGVVDISA
- a CDS encoding GNAT family N-acetyltransferase, with amino-acid sequence MDGALMEPEIMALTADHMQAAAGIRHVTLWERLPWLPDVHTPEEEEQYWRMHLLPNCSILGAAMGNRLVGVIAYGDNWIEQLYVLPGFQGMGIGSSLLGCAKEEMNEIKLWTFQRNAGARAFYERHGFIAEEETDGADNEEREPDVLYHWRRLPELTARLQPSG
- the cysE gene encoding serine O-acetyltransferase: MSKSTGLGLTEQQPQALGDASVWTVIRAEAVELAVREPILQQLLAAQVTDTAGNDEIIARVLAARLSVAQVETGDLFDLILSTLDGDIMRKVEADLIAVRERDPACTTFLHALLNLKGFHALQTHRIAHALWVSGRPEIASWLANLVSLVFGPDIHPAARIGASIMLDHGSGIVIGETAVIEDEVSILQNVTLGGTGKETGDRHPKIRHGVMIGAGAKILGNIEIGAFSKVAAGSVVLKSVPTHCTVAGVPATLVRVHRVDEIPAETMDQNI